The following are from one region of the Shinella sp. PSBB067 genome:
- a CDS encoding MFS transporter → MSKIRPLIPLLVTAGILIGGNGLQGTFIALRASQEGFSTSVIGIVGAGYSIGFAIGCIYVTRVLRAIGHIRTFSAMAAIASASAIAMVLVIDPVFWFLMRLVAGICFASLFATVESWLNAAVTNANRARTLSVYRLVDLGSVTAAQYVIPGIGIGGFELFAIVAMALSLSLVPISLADRSSPTVPEAIRFDVKKLWNISPLATVGCIVVGLTNAAFRNLGPIYAHDIGLSVTAIASFMSAGIVGGVVLQYPLGIYSDRLDRRLVILVATFGSALAALYLAFFAGGDEWKNLVGIFVFGAFAMPLYSLCSAHANDHAGEGEHALVSAGMLFFWSCGAIIGPLFASILLQVFGPQALFLYTAVVLVAFMGYTALRISARPAVPAGERRSRFRNLLRTSFFFNKLAASEKDRNGPR, encoded by the coding sequence ATGTCCAAGATTCGTCCCCTGATTCCCCTTCTCGTGACCGCCGGCATCCTGATCGGGGGCAACGGGCTGCAGGGCACGTTCATCGCGCTGCGTGCCTCGCAGGAGGGGTTCTCCACCTCGGTCATCGGCATCGTCGGGGCGGGCTACAGCATCGGCTTTGCCATCGGCTGCATCTATGTCACCCGCGTGCTGCGCGCCATCGGCCATATCCGCACCTTCTCGGCCATGGCCGCCATCGCCTCGGCCTCGGCCATCGCCATGGTGCTCGTCATCGACCCGGTCTTCTGGTTCCTGATGCGCCTCGTCGCCGGCATCTGCTTCGCCAGCCTCTTCGCGACCGTGGAAAGCTGGCTGAACGCCGCCGTCACCAATGCCAACCGGGCCCGCACGCTCTCCGTCTACCGCCTCGTCGACCTCGGCTCCGTCACGGCGGCGCAATATGTCATTCCGGGCATCGGCATCGGCGGCTTCGAGCTCTTCGCCATCGTCGCCATGGCGCTGTCGCTGTCCCTCGTGCCGATCTCGCTCGCCGACCGCTCCAGCCCGACCGTGCCGGAGGCGATCCGCTTCGACGTGAAGAAGCTCTGGAACATCTCGCCGCTCGCCACCGTCGGCTGCATCGTCGTCGGCCTCACCAATGCCGCCTTCCGCAATCTCGGGCCGATCTACGCCCACGACATCGGCCTGTCGGTGACCGCCATCGCCAGCTTCATGAGCGCCGGCATCGTCGGCGGCGTGGTGCTGCAATATCCGCTCGGCATCTATTCTGACCGGCTCGACCGTCGCCTCGTCATCCTCGTCGCCACGTTCGGCTCGGCGCTCGCCGCGCTGTACCTCGCCTTTTTCGCCGGCGGCGACGAATGGAAGAACCTCGTCGGCATCTTCGTCTTCGGCGCCTTCGCCATGCCGCTCTATTCGCTCTGCTCGGCCCATGCCAACGACCATGCCGGCGAGGGCGAGCATGCGCTGGTCTCGGCCGGCATGCTGTTCTTCTGGTCCTGCGGGGCGATCATCGGCCCGCTCTTCGCCTCCATCCTCCTGCAGGTCTTCGGCCCGCAGGCGCTCTTCCTCTACACCGCCGTCGTCCTCGTCGCCTTCATGGGCTACACGGCGCTGCGCATCAGCGCGCGTCCGGCCGTGCCCGCCGGCGAAAGGCGCAGCCGCTTCCGCAACCTCCTGCGCACCTCCTTCTTCTTCAACAAGCTCGCCGCTTCCGAAAAGGACCGCAACGGCCCTCGCTGA
- a CDS encoding response regulator, producing the protein MKITSILVVDDDENDQFICEYTIRKFDPSIRVVKAFDGTEALDALRTGTPDAIILDINMPVMNGFEFLDRYAQEFEVHAPVVAMLTSSHLGKDRERAMQYSFVKSYFEKPLQADHLRVMTDLLEA; encoded by the coding sequence ATGAAGATCACCTCGATCCTGGTCGTCGACGACGACGAGAACGACCAGTTCATCTGCGAATACACGATCCGCAAGTTCGATCCGTCGATCCGCGTCGTCAAGGCGTTCGACGGCACCGAAGCGCTCGACGCGCTGCGTACCGGCACGCCCGATGCCATCATCCTCGACATCAACATGCCCGTGATGAACGGCTTCGAGTTCCTCGACCGCTATGCGCAGGAATTCGAGGTGCACGCCCCCGTCGTCGCCATGCTCACCAGCTCCCATCTCGGCAAGGACCGCGAGCGGGCCATGCAGTACAGCTTCGTGAAGAGCTATTTCGAAAAGCCCCTCCAGGCCGACCACCTGCGTGTCATGACCGATCTGCTGGAGGCATGA